The Watersipora subatra chromosome 7, tzWatSuba1.1, whole genome shotgun sequence genomic interval CCAACTTCTTTCTTGTAATCGCTAGCAATCTATCTGCACCAGGCTGGAGTGGTCTGCTACAGTTAGACAACTGCGAGTCAATGACCAATCCCCAATAGCAGATTGCTTCAATTTGTCAGTAAAGTCATTTTCTCTTCATTCGTATTATAATATGATGATTTTCTCTTACGAGAACTTTAGCTTATTGATAACTACTTCTGAGATTGTAGCAAATCTATGCAGTGTATCAGATACCTTTTGCCGTTAATCTAATCACACCACAAATATGGTAAACAAAGTTAACAAGCTGGAGAGTTTGCAAGATTATGAGtattacaaacatttttctaagctattattttttaaatactttggtAAGTTCCACATCTGtcggtacatacatgtatatatagcatcGCAAATGCTGCAATCATATGCAGGAAGAAAATTGTCTTTCTGACTTATCGCATATTCTTTGGTTTCGCTGGACTCCAGAACGTGAACTGCCTACCAATTGCTAACATTTCAGGCTTTACAGTCAACAACTGTGATTCCTTAAGGCGTCAACTGTATAAGGATAACAAGAAGTATTCTGTGAAAATAGCAAGGCTTGAACAGGAAGCCAGCAACCGAACATCTCCCTTGCTCAGCCAGTACCAAGTGCTTCCGAAGATAAGTCAGCAGACCTCAATCTCCACAAACGGTAACTTGATTCATttgtctttttttgtttttcaagacCTTTTCCATAAGTTGAGCTTTCTAACTTCTGACAGTGACTGTATTTATCGTATAAACAAGTCTGGTATATGAGAGAGAACATGCCTTATAACCAACAAAGTTTCTAGCTTGGTTTATACTACATACATTAGTATGTTACAGTTCACAGTATTAAACATCAAGTACTATCATGTAATTACAAAATAGCTCTTTTAAGGTCAAGAATTGtcgtaaaaaatattattaaaaatccaATTTATTTAAATAGTGCCTACTCTGAATGCAATAGAGACATTTGGACGCAGTTTTGTCAGTTTCATATCAAGGGTCTGCGGGCTGTCCTTGCAATTGCATAATATTTGCTGTTGCCgtatcttttttaataatacacCGGGTAGGAGATAAACTTGTTTACAAAGACCTTGTGTCAAGGGCTAGTTTGGTTCTCTGCACACACAGCGGCCATTTTGATTCTGatttcatatacatatacatgtacacatacacgcacacatacgcacacagcatacatatatgtatatgtatacacatttatatatatacatcgtatatatatatatatattatatatatatacatcgtatatatatatgggaatgggatttgtgtccctagcctaagctctgagctgcactgatgaggcttcaatagccgaaacagtactgtctgtagcatgaatatatatatatatatatatatatatatatatatatatatatatatatatatatatatatatatatatatatatatatatatatacatatatatatatatatatgtagcctatacatatatgtatacatatactcaaacataaatgtaaacatatacatgtagactacatgtatgtttacgtatacatatatacatatacgtatatatatatacatgtatatatataaatatatgtatatacatatacaaatacacataccgtatatgtatatacatatacgtacatacatgtatatgcatccTGGTTACCATACCCATGATGTAATATACAGTACTTATTTACCTCTAACTTGCTTCTGAAATCCTATTATAGGCATTTTCTTTGTTGCCAGACCCTGACAACGTCCCTGACAGTGAACGTCTACCGCCTATACCTGACATGAATTCCATGTACAATGATGTGTTCAGGCGAGAAGGGACTACCATTACTTATGTCAGACACTACGCAAAGGATGATAGCAGAATCGTAGTACGAAATCATCAAATTGATTCTGATGCCAAGGTAGTGCAACTCCTGCATATTTGTAAATATAGCCACTAGATTACTTGCTTATGATATTGAGTCAAAAGATCATCAGCCATTACAGAGGTTTAATGACTCTCATGTGTTCAAATGCTAAAACTATTGTTATCTCTGGCAACTTTGACCTTTCCATTGTTAAGTTCACATTGAAAACCCGTAAAAACAGTTAATTACAGCTGTGGTTACTTTCTTAAAGTTTATTTCCTCTTAGATCAGTCCTATGATAAAAACGACCACTGCTGTGTGTATCTACATGCAAAAAGTGATCTATAGACTGGCTAACATTTTGGTCTATTATTCGGTTTAATACCTTGAAGCCTGAGATAAGTTGGGGTGATGTTTTCTCATCAGGTTTTAACCGCAAGAAAACGAGGTTGtgtagtttcagtttttttttaaacctttggtttatgtaaaattacaaaattttggCGGCCATATGCCTGACATGGTTTCAGTataatttcaaagtttcaagtttattgtaaaaattttcttGAGATATCGCTAGCATACCGAGGGTACTTCTAACTGATTGAGAAATGCAAAATGGCTGTTCAACAGACATTAGTTTTTGATGACACACGAATAGAAGTTTTTGGTAATAAAGACTCAGAAATAGACAAGCTTCTTATCAACAACAATAAGAGCTTTACggtaaaactatttgtttttaaatttacaaaaattatacACCCTGTATTAGAATCGGTGTAATGCAATTATGATGTTTCCTCAAATATCTCTAAAACATCAGTTTTTTGAGAGCGTGCAATAAGCactatttactctattttatttctgttttttttcttgtttttctcAAGCTTAgagcttcaaaatgatatttagctcaaataaaATTGTTCTATATTAAGGCTTGTGTATACAAGACTAGGCTTTCAAGTGTTAAAGCTCATGTCACCAGTTGCCCCAGCGTCGTATTACTCTAGCAATGTCTGTTCCTATATATATAGGCAGGTGACTCagcacttttatatgtttacattaTAATCAACTGCTGCTTTACAAATCTCTTGTATTTGGCTCTTGCTACGAATATGTGTAAAACTTGTAAGTTGCAttagaataacaaatattttatgctaaaaatgAGTCGGCAAAACATTTTACATGCTCTTGTTGCTAAATTTTGAGGGCGTTTCAAAGTTTTACAAGATTAGCTTATAGTCTTTGCGAAACTAAAGTTGGTGCACACTACATCTAAGTATGTCGGAGTTAATTCCACAATACATCAGCAACTGTTTGTAGTAACATTGTTCACGCTATCGCACACCCATCTGTTTACATCAGTGAATAGTCCACAGCATAGCATTGTCATTGCACAATGCGATTGCTGAAACGATTAACcactagtcctgcagcaactatcatgaaagaaaatacaatgtatatatcaAGCAATCCACTACAGTCAATCACCGTCCCCGAAGTGATGCACATTGCACAGACTGTCATGAATGCACGTGAACTATCAAGAAAGTTTGACAGTTGTGACGTTTCCCTCACATATCTGCGTTGCTCCGATGATGTCACAGGTCTACGCGCACATATCTGACAAATAATTGCCAAGAGGACAACTCTGATATACTGCGATCAAATGTGGACCAGCAATCAGAATCTTCATGTAATTCTTTTGGAGATTTTAGCTAACTAGCAATCATAAACCACAAGATGTAAAACTGAAATTGTCATACAGGTAGCATTAGCACTGCCTACAAGCCAATTAATAACATATGAGAGTTAGTTAGTAGACTCAGATTCTAAGGTTTAGGGTAACCAAAAGTTGCTAACGTAACAACTGAGCATTTGAGATTAGAGGCTCTTTTTAACCCCACCATGTATGCAGCTTTAACTTTTGCCTTGTGAGTTCAGGTTGTGTATCTGAGCCATGTCTGCTCTAGTTAGTcagtaatctatatatataaattaggcaTCCAGCtcggcattcacctagtatgaAAAGTGCATAAAATATTATCAGATTGCTTTATAATTACGTGCAAAAATGggcaaacaaaaatgaaaatgtttctaAAAATGATAGGAGTCGTCTTCTACCGGTGATTATAAAACTGCTAGATTTGAACATTGTTGAACTTCACTGAGAGTAGGATGCGTGTATTAGAGGAGCGATATGCACAAATATGACTTACTAAGCTTTTATAGATTGGATCATTAGACAACTATGATCACCAGCCAGGAGGAGGAGACATTAAGATTTTACATAAGCCATTGGATGTTAGTTTTGTTAAATCCAAGGTTGGCTCTTTAGACAACTCTAAACACATCGCCAAAGGAGGCAAGAGAAAAATACCACACTTCGAGGTGAGGCATTAACATTACATCAAGATAGTATTTTAGTAAGTGATAGTAAATGTCTCGTGGATATGCTTTCCATAGGACAATGATCAGGGGAATTTAAGATCATAGGAAGCTGCATCTAGTAAAGTCAAAATCTTCATTTACTAGTCACTATTAGTCACTACTAGTCACTACTAGTCACTACTAGTCACTACTAGTCACTACTAGTCACTACTAGTCACTACTAGTCACTACTAGTCACTACTAGTCACTATTTAGATGCAAATGCTTCAAGCATCTTTAATTAGCAAAACGATTATACAATCAAACTATCTTTAAAAACTGGACGAGAAAAAGTTATAGTAGAGACTGTGAGGTTTCAGCAATAGACTGACAAATGTTGCAAGTGTCAAATACTTCTGCTGCTGTCATAGCATGAGAGCAGTATGCTCACATCAAAGCGTTTTTTTTAGTTCACCTTACAAATACAAAAGGTCGTTCACTGACGGCTTGATTCAGTTAACAGGGATAAAAAATGTGTAAATACATGCCTACTTCCTTCTCTGTAAAAATCTTTAAGACAATATTTTTCTGTTGGAATTTTTTGAACCCTGTTTTTTCAGCATTTTAAGATGtataaatttctgatttcaataATGATTGAAATCAGAAAGATAAGCATTCTAGAAGCTAGTAATGCCAGTACGCTCTATGGAACAGCAAAAAAATTGCTATTGCCCTTGTCCTTAGTGTGGAGGTAGGTTGAGGTCACACAAGGGTCACAAAGCTTTGTGGCCCATCAAAACGTTGTTATTTAAACAGATCATGTTAAGAAAAAAAGCAGcactattatatatttcaaacatttaCACTAATATACCATATTAATTTACTGATCATAACCATACTATTCGTTATAGTAGATTATATAATTTATCGTTCTATAGCAGGTAAGAAAGTTGCCAAGATTTTTCAAATGACTGCACAGTTAATTTTTCAGATTGTCtcaaactaatattaataattttttaataatattcaataatatgtatataattcaAATCCGATTCTAATCTTATGAGGATTACTAACCTTATTAAATCggatttattaaaatttatcaaactttatttaaatcaatttcttaaattgatttttaaagTCTAGTGGTTGCCAAAAACTGGGATAATAATTTCGAAACTGAACTACCTACAACATAAAGTCGACTAGTATttaaagaaaagacaactctccaTTTGATCAAACTGCTTGAAGGTTAATTTAAGAAATTAATGGAAAACAATCCTATTAGAACATAGCAAAAAGTAGCTTCTACTACATGTTTGGAACTTTTACATTTAATGTCAAGATTCACACATAACTGTAGTATGAATACTTTTCAATTTAGATGTAAGTTTGTAATTTAACCTTACAAAAAAACTTCAAGCAGCTTTGGAGTTGCGCTTTTTAAAAACCATCAATTTTGCCTTGCTTGAGACAATAAACTGTATTGGGTATTACACAGTTAAACTGGGACGCCAAGAGTAAAATTGGAAGCTTGGACAATATTGACCATCAACCAGCTGGTGGAAATGTTCGTCTGGCATTTCACGAGAAACCCAGATGGACATCAATCGCCAAGGTAGGTTAGTGCTTGACTGCACTTATTTCACTTACCTTGcataaaatgtttatataatacTTTTTTATGCAGTCTCGTTGCACCTATTCCCTCTCCGCTTCTTTTTAAGTGCTTCTTAGGAGCATCCTCTGCAAAGGTTAACTCAGTCGAAGAGCTTAAAATTGTGTtcagaaaaatatttctttattatgctcattatgtaaaacatattgacattaaaatatatgtttatgtttTAACCTTAGTAATTCAATTAAAATGTTATAGGTATAGATATCTCTTCAAATTCCTGACACGTAATGATAAATGTAATGATGGTTTCATCGAGTGGAAGTATTATCAAATGTCTACTTACAATCATCTGAGCATATTACTCAATGTACAATTTCAGCGCATATTTTGCTCTACATCTAAAGTGTGTGAGCAAGATTAAGTATtgtgtctgcttagcttactgctagcagaggctgtgtgtgtttttaagaACATTGAtgtacaaacaatggctcttGACTGAACATGTCTGAGTTAAGTGTCAAGGGAACCTCAATGACTGGACTcaggagacatgcccagttacAGAGGGTAATTTAAGGTGCGAGATCATTCCTGTCACCGCCAGTTGtctttttgggaattgaaccccagATAGTTCAGCCTCAACCCTGACCAGGTCAGGCATTTTAGACATAATTCTGCATATCGGACATAATTCCGCCATAATACGTTTAAAgtttttttgacaatttttttaaaacagtttcatAAATAAAAGTGAAGAGAACggtaaaacttacaaataaaatgtaacaaatattaaaacaataaacagatatataagttatgttagtttaaattttactctaaataaaataagttaagCTGCATATCTCCAACATAATAAATTAATGTTTTAGGTCAAGGTTGGACTGTATCTTAGAGATGACGACTTACAATGGTTATAGCATTAGGAGATGGTACATTGATTTCATTATTTGGATTTCAACCTACTTTTTTAACCTTGCTCACTTTTTTAAATGTCATAAAATCagaaaatcataaaaaaaattttatttgttttaggtTGGATCACTAGACAATATAGACTATGTCCCCGGAAGATCTTTTCGGACATTACAGGATTACATGTCACCATTCCGTCAAAAACTGCTAAATAGACCAAATGTAATATGGACTGAGGGCTATAACCAAAAAACCGTGAGCTATCCTTCCAACAGATTAAAACCACTTACATCGCTGTCGAACCCAACTAATTGATAACACAATTGGTTTTAGACTAAGCTTCTCTATCACAATATAGTTctctttattttttacatttagctGATGAACCTGTCTAGTGTAGACAGATTAAAGTAAAGATatacttttcaacattttttgctgttttatgtaataagacatccACCATCGTACTAAAGGTTCAAAGCTGTGTGCAATGAGCAATTTGCTCCAACCATATGGGGATGCTACCCGAATGTGACATTTAAAACCTCATCACCATTTAACAAATTCAGCTAACCTAATCTTTTGCATTTATGTTTGCAAAATTAGTTTGTGGTTTACATCACTATAAGCCTTTTCCTTAGCCATTGTTCAAATACCAAATGGTTAGTTGGCTTATTACCGCATGGTATTTGCGATCAGCGGCGATATGAATCATATTTAAAGTTATGTGTCTTTCCATGAAATTATCTGTAAACTAAAATTGCTAATCGCTTCCAGCTCATTATATTTGCTCAATTTCCTAACACATTGTTTTAGGTTGTATAATCATGAATATTCTTACGCGGTGTGCCTTGTTTTATAAAGTTATGCAATCGTACGATTCCAAATATAGTACTATGCAGGTGAAAACACTGAACTTAGTGCTTCAAGCTAAACTGCATTAGATGATTAAATAAGACACGTCATTTACACGCAGAGCCTCCGATTGTCTGCAGATTATTATTAGTACGTTTTCTTTATATTTCGAGTATCAACCCTAGTACACCAGAGATGAGTTGCATTTAGAGCATCAACCCTGGTACACCAGAGATGAGTTGTATTTAGAGTATCAACCCTGGTACACCAGAAATGAGTTGTATTTAGAGTCTCAACCCTAGTACACCAGAGATGAGTTGTATTTAGAGTATCAACCTTAGTACATCAGTGATGAGTTGTATTTAGCGTATCAACCCTGGTACATCAGATATGAGTTGTATTTAGAGTACCAACCCTAATACACCAGTGATGAGTTGTGTTTAGAGTATCGACCCTAGTACACCAGAGATGAGTTGTATTTTGAGCATCAAACCTAGTTCACCAGAGAtgagtttttttataaaagcttCAGGTTGTTGATGCTTCATTTCTAACAAATTAAAACTCACATGAAGCATGAAAATTACAAGCTTTGAGAATAATGGCTATACAAGGGCTACAGGCCGCAAACTCTATAAAAGTAACTGGATTTGTGAGAATCACAGACTTCATTATGGCAAAAAGTCTGTGGTTTCTTATTATCTGAGAAGCACACACGCACGTATGCATGCACGCACACGAGCGCACATGAAACTGTGTGCACCCGCACAAACTAGCTATACGGCCATTATTGTTAAAATCTTTTCAGAATTTTACAATAATGGCCGTAAAGCTGGCTTGATAAATTTCACAAGAATATTTGTAATGTGGCTGGAATTTTCTGGCAATGATACTTGGTGACAGAAAGTTGCTCACCTTCAAAATACATCTCATTTCACAAATTAGATAATTCAAAGATTTATATTGCTACCAAGCACCATTGAACACTTCCTTGTCATAACCATTCTAATAGACATAGGCGATAAAAAGAGCTATTTATAAACTAGCCTGTGTATTTGCATGAGCCAaaacaagaatattttaaaagttcCTGTTCAGATTATCGGATGAGACCAAGCTTTTTGGTGAGTCAAAGTGCTTTGAATTCTCCTACAGGTATCAGAGAGAGATAAATGGGATATGTAATAAACATTCATCAGTCTTATCCATaaagttggagttatcctctctacGCTAATATTAGTAATCTCTGTTTATACtacaactagctgtgctacctggcgctgccaaggtaataaaaaagtctttggtcaaaaaattgatttgtatttaacatataacaacatttctccatttcaactttcaaacaaTATATCATAAGAaatgtgttttgtgtaattgaaataacttaagagagtaaataaaaacaactgtaaaggttttcaaactttgtcaaacaacttttaaacttcatatcatgagataaATGTTTCGGGCAGGTCAAAtacttaaaaaaaaataaaacgactataaaaggtctagatgtaaatgtgaaatatttagcaagtaatagctaaattaagtaggctttgctacgattacaataaaagatgattcggtaatgatacaatttatacgaactgagaaaacaaaataaaaatcctgaatatgttgaattaataataacagtttttgcatagaagtgtgtgtgtctAAAAAGGTGACTGTTCcaccaaaagctatccatcaaaactttgaatacgacgacactggtacctctcgataccggtacaaatgtaaaaatgaggtaTCGTACTGTTTTTGTCCGACCGAACGAAGagataatgtcgaggctctttTCACagagaattggccttgacctcagatatagtaattgaaccttacgaaaaatatttcttaacaggggtaTCGTATCGCAtggccgcattggtaaaataatcagcgcaTGCTATAGCTGTAGCCAgaatgacagacagatccacacacgtactttgagaaatatacttATAGATTTGGTTAGAGCATTCATGGATGTCTACCATTAGTCTAGGTACATATCAagctactaataaataaagaaatcaaaaatattttgctgcatAGTAGGCTGTGCTAGACTCTAAAGAAGGTCTTTGTAAGGATCGTGTATATTGCGGAAATAACAATATTATCTGATaaactaatataatttattttagggAATGCAATACTACTAACAAGTTGATTTCAAAACATCTAACAACATTTCCGACTAGCTCAAAAcattgatgttataaaaaaagcTAGTATTTATTGAGTAGTTGTCTAGTAGTTGTGGCTGGTATGTTGTTAGGCTGTTGGATTTGATCTAATGTTTATTTAAATACTAGCGTAATGCCCGACATGCTCggcataataaaaatgtttttttgcctagaaaatttacttttaaccAGCATATATAACacttaccattctaatttttaaaccaaAGCCTTTGTTTATTCCTGTGtaatgtgtttatttctgtgtatgccaactgtgtttatttttaggTCATCCATACTGGACCAGCTGCAGTCCCTACTGCAGCTCTATACTGaatgcaatagtcttgttgacCATATGagttaaaacatttttcttcacatataggcacatatttttcttttgatatGGTTCACGCATAATGCTCGCTGAAGTATTAAGCATAAGTCTTGAAAGATTtgcatgtgtaataactatgtgcacaatttattCTATATCCTAGCCAGTTGGACAGAGTAGGGTAATGGATAgctgcctgtctgcagaactgaagGTTCCAAATTGAAATCCAGTGCACAGCAgctttttcattcctaaaactttaaaacattctACGTCTGTTCGTGTGTCCTAAAATTTGATTGCTGTTACTGGACACCTGGACAGACGGACGACAGACAGAGTACAGACAAATACTGAGATTTAAATATACAAATTAGACGATGCTTTAACAAAAGTTGACTTCACATACCTCAAAAAAATGTTGCTCAACTTCGGTATTGTaagtttttctataaaaatttaggttgaaaaaacttcataaagagattttataaaataaataataaagctacAAAAACCTCTCATCAGACAAGTGCATTTTATGGCATCCCCTGAGCCATAGactcatatttatatatgagttatattaCATTGGCTTATATTACAATGAGATAAAGAGTTTCATACGATTATAACTTCTATATGAGATATCTGTTCAGGTACTTCATGACCTGTATTTCATTTACTTCCTTATGTACTGGTCTGTTGTTACTGCTGGAGACCGAGAAACAAATATGGCGTAATATAGAATTGACCAAAATGTGCAAACATCCATAAAACTGTATTAAATTTCACCAAATTGTATCTATATATGCGAGCGTAAGATGATACATCAAACATCAacagtaaaatatgactattagttttttataaaaGCATCATTTCTGAATTATCTTTAGGATGTttcatttattcaattttatgatttcatgaaaatatattttcctgCTGAAAGTGTATATAATTTccataaatttttataaa includes:
- the LOC137400664 gene encoding microtubule-associated protein tau-like; protein product: MNSMYNDVFRREGTTITYVRHYAKDDSRIVVRNHQIDSDAKIGSLDNYDHQPGGGDIKILHKPLDVSFVKSKVGSLDNSKHIAKGGKRKIPHFELNWDAKSKIGSLDNIDHQPAGGNVRLAFHEKPRWTSIAKVGSLDNIDYVPGRSFRTLQDYMSPFRQKLLNRPNVIWTEGYNQKTVSYPSNRLKPLTSLSNPTN